A genomic window from Camelina sativa cultivar DH55 chromosome 2, Cs, whole genome shotgun sequence includes:
- the LOC104728554 gene encoding glutamate synthase 1 [NADH], chloroplastic isoform X3: MRVLGHNGEINTLRGNVNWMRAREGLLKCKELGLSKKELKKLLPIVDVSSSDSGAFDGVLELLVRAGRSLPEAVMMMIPEAWQNDKNIDPSRKSFYEYLSALMEPWDGPALISFTDGRYLGATLDRNGLRPGRFYITHSGRVIMASEVGVVDVPPEDVMRKGRLNPGMMLLVDFEKHIVVDDDALKQQYSLARPYGEWLQRQKIELKDIIESVPEAERIAPSISGVVPASNDDDSMESMGIHGLLSPLKAFGYTVEALEMLLLPMAKDGSEALGSMGNDTPLAVMSNREKLCFEYFKQMFAQVTNPPIDPIREKIVTSMECMIGPEGDLTETTEEQCHRLSLKGPLLKVEEMEAIKKMNYRGWRTKVLDITYPKERGTKGLEETLDRICDEANEAIKEGYTLLVLSDRAFSATRVAVSSLLAVGAVHHHLVKTLARTQVGLVVESAEPREVHHFCTLVGFGADAICPYLAVEAVYRLQVDGKIPPKSNGEFHSKEELVKKYYKASNYGMMKVLAKMGISTLASYKGAQIFEALGLSSEVIQKCFAGTPSRVEGATFEMLARDGLQLHEMAFPARGYAPGSAEASALLNPGNYHWRKNGEIHLNDPLAIAKLQEAARTNSVAAYKEYSKRINELNKQSNLRGLMKFKEADVTIPLDQVEPASEIVKRFCTGAMSYGSISLEAHTTLAMAMNKLGGKSNTGEGGELPSRMEPLADGSRNPKRSSIKQIASGRFGVSSYYLTNADELQIKMAQGAKPGEGGELPGHKVIGDIAITRNSTAGVGLISPPPHHDIYSIEDLAQLIHDLKNANPGARISVKLVSEAGVGVIASGVVKGHADHVLIAGHDGGTGASRWTGIKNAGLPWELGLAETHQTLVANDLRGRTVLQTDGQLKTGRDVAIAALLGAEEFGFSTAPLITLGCIMMRKCHKNTCPVGIATQDPVLREKFAGEPEHVINFFFMLAEEVREIMAGLGFRTVTEMIGRADMLELDREVVKNNDKLENIDLSLLLRPAAEIRPGAAQYCVQKQDHGLDMALDQELIALSKSALEKALPVYIETPICNVNRAVGTMLSHEVTKRYHLAGLPKDTIHIKFTGSAGQSLGAFLCPGIMLELEGDSNDYVGKGLSGGKVVVYPPKGSSFDPKENIVIGNVALYGATSGEAYFNGMAAERFSVRNSGAKAVVEGVGDHGCEYMTGGTVVVLGKTGRNFAAGMSGGIAYVLDVDGKFHTRCNPELVDLDKVEDEEDKMTLKMMIQQHQRHTNSQLAQDVLADFENLLPKFIKVFPRDYKRVLSAMKHEEVSKQAIERASEEADELEEKELEEKDAFVELKNMAAASSKEEMSGNGVAAEAPKKPSKVDDAVKHRGFIAYEREGVKYRDPNVRLNDWNEVMEESKPGPLLTTQSARCMDCGTPFCHQETSGCPLGNKIPEFNELVYQNRWQEALNRLLETNNFPEFTGRVCPAPCEGSCVLGIIENPVSIKSIECSIIDKAFEEGWMVPRPPLKRTGKKVAIIGSGPAGLASADQLNKMGHSVTVYERSDRIGGLMMYGVPNMKTDKIDIVQRRVDLMTKEGINFVVNANIGKDPSYSLDGLKEENDAIVLAVGSTKPRDLPVPGRDLSGVHFAMEFLHANTKSLLDSNLEDGNYISAKGKKVVVIGGGDTGTDCIGTSIRHGCSNIVNLELLPQPPATRAPGNPWPQWPRVFRIDYGHQEAATKFGKDPRTYEVLTKRFIGDDNGNVNGLELVRVSWEKDETGRFQFKEIEGSEEIIEADLVFLAMGFLGPEPTLAEKLGLECDNRSNFKAEYGRFSTTVEGVFAAGDCRRGQSLVVWAISEGRQAASQVDKFLSKNDDDEDAKLRQGLNQMKHNISN, from the exons ATGCGTGTTTTGGGACACAATGGAGAAATCAATACTCTCAGGGGAAACGTGAACTG GATGAGGGCACGTGAGGGTCTTCTGAAGTGCAAGGAACTTGGATTATCAAAGAAGGAGTTGAAGAAGCTTCTGCCTATTGTGGATGTTAGCTCTTCTGACTCAG GTGCTTTTGATGGTGTTCTTGAGCTGCTTGTCCGAGCTGGGAGAAGTCTTCCTGAAGCTGTTATGATGATGATCCCTGAAGCATGGCAGAATGACAAAAACATAGATCCAAGCAGGAAATCGTTTTATGAATACTTATCTGCTCTAATGGAGCCATGGGATGGACCTGCCCTCATATCAT TTACTGATGGTCGCTACTTGGGTGCCACATTGGACCGTAATGGACTTCGTCCTGGTAGGTTCTACATAACCCACAGTGGAAGGGTCATTATGGCTAGTGAAGTCGGGGTAGTTGACGTACCACCTGAAGATGTGATGAGGAAAGGAAGACTTAACCCGGGTATGATGCTTCTTGTTGATTTTGAGAAGCAtattgttgttgatgacgaTGCCTTGAAGCAGCAGTATTCACTGGCAAGGCCCTATGGTGAGTGGCTTCAAAGGCAAAAGATTGAACTTAAAGACATCATTGAGTCAGTTCCAGAGGCTGAACGGATTGCTCCTTCAATTTCTGGTGTTGTACCG GCCtcaaatgatgatgattcaatGGAGAGCATGGGAATTCATGGTTTATTGTCTCCACTGAAGGCCTTTgg TTATACAGTTGAGGCGTTGGAGATGCTGCTGCTTCCGATGGCTAAAGATGGCTCTGAAGCACTTGGTTCTATGGGGAATGATACACCTCTAGCTGTTATGTCAAACCGAGAGAAGTTATGCTTTGAGTATTTCAAGCAAATGTTTGCTCAAGTGACAAATCCTCCAATCGATCCTATTCGTGAGAAGATTGTTACTTCGATGGAGTGCATGATAGGTCCAGAAGGTGATCTAACTGAAACAACTGAAGAGCAATGTCACCGTCTCTCCCTAAAAGGTCCTCTTTTGAAAGTCGAAGAGATGGAAGCAATCAAGAAAATGAATTACAGAGGCTGGCGGACTAAAGTTCTTGATATAACTTATCCTAAAGAACGAGGTACAAAAGGGTTAGAGGAGACCTTGGACCGAATTTGTGATGAAGCTAATGAAGCGATAAAGGAGGGCTACACATTACTTGTTTTGTCTGACCGAG cTTTCTCTGCAACGCGTGTTGCTGTGAGCTCTCTCTTGGCTGTTGGTGCCGTTCATCATCATCTGGTTAAGACACTTGCGCGCACCCAAGTTGGTTTGGTAGTGGAATCTGCTGAGCCACGTGAAGTGCATCATTTCTGCACTCTTGTCGGATTCGGAGCAGATGCTATTTGCCCATATTTGGCGGTCGAGGCGGTTTATAGATTACAAGTTGACGGCAAGATACCACCAAAATCTAACGGGGAGTTCCATTCTAAAGAAGAGCTGGTCAAGAAGTATTACAAGGCAAGTAACTACGGAATGATGAAAGTTCTTGCCAAAATGGGAATTTCAACTCTGGCCTCATACAAGGGTGCTCAGATATTTGAAGCTCTTGGACTTTCATCTGAAGTAATTCAGAAATGTTTTGCGGGAACCCCAAGCAGAGTGGAAGGAGCGACATTTGAGATGCTTGCACGAGATGGTCTTCAATTGCATGAGATGGCTTTTCCAGCCCGTGGCTATGCACCTGGGAGTGCAGAAGCCTCAGCACTTCTCAATCCAGGAAACTATCACTGGAGGAAGAATGGGGAGATTCATCTCAACGACCCTCTTGCGATTGCAAAATTGCAAGAGGCTGCACGGACCAACAGTGTAGCTGCATACAAAGAATATTCGAAGCGCATCAATGAATTGAACAAGCAAAGTAATTTGCGCGGGCTCATGAAGTTCAAAGAAGCAGATGTAACCATTCCACTAGATCAAGTAGAGCCTGCAAGTGAAATTGTTAAGCGGTTTTGTACAGGCGCTATGAGTTATGGATCTATATCACTAGAGGCACATACAACCTTAGCAATGGCCATGAATAAACTTGGAGGAAAGTCAAATACAg GTGAGGGAGGGGAACTGCCATCCCGTATGGAGCCCCTTGCAGATGGTTCAAGGAACCCGAAAAGAAGCTCCATCAAACAAATTGCTAGTGGAAGATTTGGAGTCTCAAGCTACTATCTTACAAATGCTGATGAGCTGCAGATAAAGATGGCTCAG GGTGCCAAACCTGGGGAAGGTGGGGAGCTACCAGGCCACAAGGTTATAGGAGACATTGCTATCACCAGAAATTCAACCGCTGGTGTAGGGCTAATCAGTCCACCTCCTCATCATGACATCTACTCTATCGAGGATCTTGCTCAGCTAATTCACGATCTTAAG AATGCCAATCCTGGGGCCCGTATTAGTGTTAAACTTGTATCTGAAGCTGGTGTCGGAGTTATTGCTAGCGGTGTGGTGAAGGGCCATGCTGACCATGTTCTGATAGCAGGTCATGATGGAGGTACTGGTGCATCTCGCTGGACCGGTATTAAAAACGCTGGTCTTCCGTGGGAACTTGGTCTAGCTGAGACACACCAAACTCTTGTTGCTAATGACCTTCGCGGCCGTACTGTTCTTCAGACTGATGGTCAGTTGAAAACTGGCAGAGACGTTGCAATTGCAGCACTTCTTGGTGCTGAAGAGTTCGGATTTAGTACTGCTCCCCTTATTACACTTGGGTGTATCATGATGAGAAAGTGCCACAAGAACACCTGCCCTGTGGGAATTGCTACTCAAGATCCAGTTCTCCGTGAAAAATTTGCTGGGGAGCCTGAACATGTTATTAACTTCTTCTTTATGCTTGCTGAGGAAGTTAGGGAGATCATGGCTGGACTTGGTTTCAGAACTGTCACTGAGATGATTGGTCGTGCAGATATGCTTGAACTTGACAGGGAAGTTGTCAAGAACAATGATAAGTTGGAGAACATTGATCTTTCTCTTTTGCTCAGACCTGCTGCTGAGATTCGTCCTGGGGCTGCTCAGTACTGTGTCCAGAAACAAGATCACGGCTTAGACATGGCTCTGGATCAAGAGCTGATTGCTTTGTCAAAATCTGCTCTGGAGAAAGCTCTTCCGGTGTACATTGAGACTCCTATCTGCAACGTTAACCGCGCTGTTGGGACAATGTTGAGCCATGAGGTAACCAAACGTTACCACTTGGCTGGGCTTCCAAAGGATACAATTCATATTAAGTTCACAGGAAGTGCTGGTCAGAGTCTTGGAGCTTTCTTGTGTCCAGGAATTATGTTAGAACTTGAGGGCGATAGCAACGACTATGTTGGAAAAGGTCTCTCCGGAGGTAAAGTTGTTGTCTACCCTCCAAAAGGAAGCAGCTTTGATCCAAAGGAAAATATTGTTATTGGTAATGTAGCACTTTACGGGGCCACTAGTGGTGAAGCATACTTCAATGGGATGGCTGCTGAAAGGTTCTCTGTTCGTAATTCTGGTGCTAAAGCCGTTGTTGAAGGTGTTGGTGATCACGGCTGTGAATACATGACTGGTGGTACTGTTGTGGTGCTTGGCAAGACTGGTAGAAACTTTGCTGCTGGTATGAGTGGTGGTATTGCTTATGTCCTTGATGTGGACGGTAAGTTTCACACCAGATGCAACCCTGAACTAGTTGATCTGGATAAAGTTGAAGATGAGGAGGATAAAATGACACTCAAAATGATGATCCAGCAACATCAACGACACACCAACAGCCAACTTGCTCAAGACGTTCTTGCAGACTTTGAGAATTTGCTACCCAAGTTTATCAAGGTTTTCCCAAGAGACTACAAACGTGTTTTGTCGGCCATGAAACATGAAGAGGTATCCAAGCAAGCAATAGAGCGTGCTTCTGAGGAAGCTGATGAGTTGGAAGAAAAAGAACTCGAGGAGAAAGACGCCTTTGTTGAGCTGAAGAACATGGCAGCTGCTTCTTCTAAAGAGGAGATGTCAGGAAATGGAGTGGCAGCTGAAGCTCCGAAGAAACCTTCTAAGGTAGATGATGCTGTTAAACACCGTGGTTTCATTGCTTATGAGCGTGAAGGAGTTAAGTACAGAGATCCCAATGTTCGTCTTAATGACTGGAACGAAGTCATGGAGGAATCAAAACCTGGACCGCTCCTTACAACTCAGTCAGCACGATGCATGGATTGTGGAACTCCATTCTGCCACCAG GAGACCTCTGGATGCCCTCTTGGTAACAAGATTCCTGAATTCAACGAACTTGTGTACCAGAACAGATGGCAAGAAGCCTTGAACCGTCTACTTGAGACAAACAACTTCCCTGAGTTCACTGGGCGGGTGTGCCCTGCACCATGTGAAGGTTCTTGTGTTCTTGGAATAATCGAGAACCCTGTATCCATAAAAAGCATTGAATGTTCTATTATAGACAAAGCTTTTGAGGAAGGATGGATGGTACCAAGGCCACCTCTCAAGAGAACAGG GAAAAAAGTTGCTATTATCGGAAGTGGACCGGCTGGATTGGCTTCGGCTGACCAACTGAACAAAATGGGCCACTCAGTAACAGTGTATGAGCGCTCTGACAGAATTGGTGGGCTTATGATGTATGGAGTCCCAAACATGAAGACGGACAAAATTGACATAGTTCAACGGCGGGTTGATCTTATGACCAAAGAAGGTATCAACTTTGTGGTCAATGCTAATATTGGAAAAGACCCGTCTTACTCACTTGATGGGCTTAAGGAAGAGAATGATGCAATTGTTCTTGCTGTTGGTTCCACAAAGCCAAg AGATCTTCCAGTGCCTGGTCGTGATCTATCTGGTGTTCACTTTGCCATGGAGTTTCTTCATGCAAACACCAAAAGCTTGCTTGATAGCAATCTTGAGGATGGCAATTACATTTCAGCAAAGGGAAAGAAGGTTGTTGTAATTGGTGGAGGTGATACTGGTACAGATTGTATCGGAACATCTATCCGCCATGGATGCAGCAACATTGTAAACCTTGAGCTTCTTCCTCAGCCACCTGCTACGAGAGCTCCTGGAAATCCTTGGCCACAG TGGCCTCGTGTATTCCGTATTGACTACGGACATCAAGAAGCTGCCACCAAATTTGGAAAAGATCCAAGAACTTATGAGGTCTTAACCAAGAGGTTCATTGGAGATGACAATGGAAACGTCAACGGGCTTGAACTTGTGAGAGTGAGTTGGGAGAAGGATGAGACCGGGAGGTTCCAATTCAAAGAGATCGAAGGTTCCGAGGAAATAATTGAAGCAGACCTCGTCTTCTTGGCCATGGGATTCCTTGGACCTGAGCCG ACATTGGCTGAGAAGCTAGGACTCGAATGCGACAACAGGTCGAACTTTAAGGCAGAGTATGGCCGGTTTTCAACAACAGTGGAAGGTGTTTTTGCAGCAGGTGATTGTCGCAGAGGCCAGTCTTTGGTTGTTTGGGCCATCTCTGAAGGACGTCAAGCTGCATCTCAGGTCGACAAATTCCTCAGCAAAAACGATGATGACGAAGACGCCAAGCTACGGCAAGGACTTAACCAAATGAAGCACAATATCAGTAACTGA
- the LOC104728554 gene encoding glutamate synthase 1 [NADH], chloroplastic isoform X2: protein MLVHSRFSTNTFPSWDRAQPMRVLGHNGEINTLRGNVNWMRAREGLLKCKELGLSKKELKKLLPIVDVSSSDSGAFDGVLELLVRAGRSLPEAVMMMIPEAWQNDKNIDPSRKSFYEYLSALMEPWDGPALISFTDGRYLGATLDRNGLRPGRFYITHSGRVIMASEVGVVDVPPEDVMRKGRLNPGMMLLVDFEKHIVVDDDALKQQYSLARPYGEWLQRQKIELKDIIESVPEAERIAPSISGVVPASNDDDSMESMGIHGLLSPLKAFGYTVEALEMLLLPMAKDGSEALGSMGNDTPLAVMSNREKLCFEYFKQMFAQVTNPPIDPIREKIVTSMECMIGPEGDLTETTEEQCHRLSLKGPLLKVEEMEAIKKMNYRGWRTKVLDITYPKERGTKGLEETLDRICDEANEAIKEGYTLLVLSDRAFSATRVAVSSLLAVGAVHHHLVKTLARTQVGLVVESAEPREVHHFCTLVGFGADAICPYLAVEAVYRLQVDGKIPPKSNGEFHSKEELVKKYYKASNYGMMKVLAKMGISTLASYKGAQIFEALGLSSEVIQKCFAGTPSRVEGATFEMLARDGLQLHEMAFPARGYAPGSAEASALLNPGNYHWRKNGEIHLNDPLAIAKLQEAARTNSVAAYKEYSKRINELNKQSNLRGLMKFKEADVTIPLDQVEPASEIVKRFCTGAMSYGSISLEAHTTLAMAMNKLGGKSNTGEGGELPSRMEPLADGSRNPKRSSIKQIASGRFGVSSYYLTNADELQIKMAQGAKPGEGGELPGHKVIGDIAITRNSTAGVGLISPPPHHDIYSIEDLAQLIHDLKNANPGARISVKLVSEAGVGVIASGVVKGHADHVLIAGHDGGTGASRWTGIKNAGLPWELGLAETHQTLVANDLRGRTVLQTDGQLKTGRDVAIAALLGAEEFGFSTAPLITLGCIMMRKCHKNTCPVGIATQDPVLREKFAGEPEHVINFFFMLAEEVREIMAGLGFRTVTEMIGRADMLELDREVVKNNDKLENIDLSLLLRPAAEIRPGAAQYCVQKQDHGLDMALDQELIALSKSALEKALPVYIETPICNVNRAVGTMLSHEVTKRYHLAGLPKDTIHIKFTGSAGQSLGAFLCPGIMLELEGDSNDYVGKGLSGGKVVVYPPKGSSFDPKENIVIGNVALYGATSGEAYFNGMAAERFSVRNSGAKAVVEGVGDHGCEYMTGGTVVVLGKTGRNFAAGMSGGIAYVLDVDGKFHTRCNPELVDLDKVEDEEDKMTLKMMIQQHQRHTNSQLAQDVLADFENLLPKFIKVFPRDYKRVLSAMKHEEVSKQAIERASEEADELEEKELEEKDAFVELKNMAAASSKEEMSGNGVAAEAPKKPSKVDDAVKHRGFIAYEREGVKYRDPNVRLNDWNEVMEESKPGPLLTTQSARCMDCGTPFCHQETSGCPLGNKIPEFNELVYQNRWQEALNRLLETNNFPEFTGRVCPAPCEGSCVLGIIENPVSIKSIECSIIDKAFEEGWMVPRPPLKRTGKKVAIIGSGPAGLASADQLNKMGHSVTVYERSDRIGGLMMYGVPNMKTDKIDIVQRRVDLMTKEGINFVVNANIGKDPSYSLDGLKEENDAIVLAVGSTKPRDLPVPGRDLSGVHFAMEFLHANTKSLLDSNLEDGNYISAKGKKVVVIGGGDTGTDCIGTSIRHGCSNIVNLELLPQPPATRAPGNPWPQWPRVFRIDYGHQEAATKFGKDPRTYEVLTKRFIGDDNGNVNGLELVRVSWEKDETGRFQFKEIEGSEEIIEADLVFLAMGFLGPEPTLAEKLGLECDNRSNFKAEYGRFSTTVEGVFAAGDCRRGQSLVVWAISEGRQAASQVDKFLSKNDDDEDAKLRQGLNQMKHNISN from the exons ATGCTG GTTCACTCTCGGTTCTCTACCAATACATTTCCCAGCTGGGATCGTGCTCAGCCAATGCGTGTTTTGGGACACAATGGAGAAATCAATACTCTCAGGGGAAACGTGAACTG GATGAGGGCACGTGAGGGTCTTCTGAAGTGCAAGGAACTTGGATTATCAAAGAAGGAGTTGAAGAAGCTTCTGCCTATTGTGGATGTTAGCTCTTCTGACTCAG GTGCTTTTGATGGTGTTCTTGAGCTGCTTGTCCGAGCTGGGAGAAGTCTTCCTGAAGCTGTTATGATGATGATCCCTGAAGCATGGCAGAATGACAAAAACATAGATCCAAGCAGGAAATCGTTTTATGAATACTTATCTGCTCTAATGGAGCCATGGGATGGACCTGCCCTCATATCAT TTACTGATGGTCGCTACTTGGGTGCCACATTGGACCGTAATGGACTTCGTCCTGGTAGGTTCTACATAACCCACAGTGGAAGGGTCATTATGGCTAGTGAAGTCGGGGTAGTTGACGTACCACCTGAAGATGTGATGAGGAAAGGAAGACTTAACCCGGGTATGATGCTTCTTGTTGATTTTGAGAAGCAtattgttgttgatgacgaTGCCTTGAAGCAGCAGTATTCACTGGCAAGGCCCTATGGTGAGTGGCTTCAAAGGCAAAAGATTGAACTTAAAGACATCATTGAGTCAGTTCCAGAGGCTGAACGGATTGCTCCTTCAATTTCTGGTGTTGTACCG GCCtcaaatgatgatgattcaatGGAGAGCATGGGAATTCATGGTTTATTGTCTCCACTGAAGGCCTTTgg TTATACAGTTGAGGCGTTGGAGATGCTGCTGCTTCCGATGGCTAAAGATGGCTCTGAAGCACTTGGTTCTATGGGGAATGATACACCTCTAGCTGTTATGTCAAACCGAGAGAAGTTATGCTTTGAGTATTTCAAGCAAATGTTTGCTCAAGTGACAAATCCTCCAATCGATCCTATTCGTGAGAAGATTGTTACTTCGATGGAGTGCATGATAGGTCCAGAAGGTGATCTAACTGAAACAACTGAAGAGCAATGTCACCGTCTCTCCCTAAAAGGTCCTCTTTTGAAAGTCGAAGAGATGGAAGCAATCAAGAAAATGAATTACAGAGGCTGGCGGACTAAAGTTCTTGATATAACTTATCCTAAAGAACGAGGTACAAAAGGGTTAGAGGAGACCTTGGACCGAATTTGTGATGAAGCTAATGAAGCGATAAAGGAGGGCTACACATTACTTGTTTTGTCTGACCGAG cTTTCTCTGCAACGCGTGTTGCTGTGAGCTCTCTCTTGGCTGTTGGTGCCGTTCATCATCATCTGGTTAAGACACTTGCGCGCACCCAAGTTGGTTTGGTAGTGGAATCTGCTGAGCCACGTGAAGTGCATCATTTCTGCACTCTTGTCGGATTCGGAGCAGATGCTATTTGCCCATATTTGGCGGTCGAGGCGGTTTATAGATTACAAGTTGACGGCAAGATACCACCAAAATCTAACGGGGAGTTCCATTCTAAAGAAGAGCTGGTCAAGAAGTATTACAAGGCAAGTAACTACGGAATGATGAAAGTTCTTGCCAAAATGGGAATTTCAACTCTGGCCTCATACAAGGGTGCTCAGATATTTGAAGCTCTTGGACTTTCATCTGAAGTAATTCAGAAATGTTTTGCGGGAACCCCAAGCAGAGTGGAAGGAGCGACATTTGAGATGCTTGCACGAGATGGTCTTCAATTGCATGAGATGGCTTTTCCAGCCCGTGGCTATGCACCTGGGAGTGCAGAAGCCTCAGCACTTCTCAATCCAGGAAACTATCACTGGAGGAAGAATGGGGAGATTCATCTCAACGACCCTCTTGCGATTGCAAAATTGCAAGAGGCTGCACGGACCAACAGTGTAGCTGCATACAAAGAATATTCGAAGCGCATCAATGAATTGAACAAGCAAAGTAATTTGCGCGGGCTCATGAAGTTCAAAGAAGCAGATGTAACCATTCCACTAGATCAAGTAGAGCCTGCAAGTGAAATTGTTAAGCGGTTTTGTACAGGCGCTATGAGTTATGGATCTATATCACTAGAGGCACATACAACCTTAGCAATGGCCATGAATAAACTTGGAGGAAAGTCAAATACAg GTGAGGGAGGGGAACTGCCATCCCGTATGGAGCCCCTTGCAGATGGTTCAAGGAACCCGAAAAGAAGCTCCATCAAACAAATTGCTAGTGGAAGATTTGGAGTCTCAAGCTACTATCTTACAAATGCTGATGAGCTGCAGATAAAGATGGCTCAG GGTGCCAAACCTGGGGAAGGTGGGGAGCTACCAGGCCACAAGGTTATAGGAGACATTGCTATCACCAGAAATTCAACCGCTGGTGTAGGGCTAATCAGTCCACCTCCTCATCATGACATCTACTCTATCGAGGATCTTGCTCAGCTAATTCACGATCTTAAG AATGCCAATCCTGGGGCCCGTATTAGTGTTAAACTTGTATCTGAAGCTGGTGTCGGAGTTATTGCTAGCGGTGTGGTGAAGGGCCATGCTGACCATGTTCTGATAGCAGGTCATGATGGAGGTACTGGTGCATCTCGCTGGACCGGTATTAAAAACGCTGGTCTTCCGTGGGAACTTGGTCTAGCTGAGACACACCAAACTCTTGTTGCTAATGACCTTCGCGGCCGTACTGTTCTTCAGACTGATGGTCAGTTGAAAACTGGCAGAGACGTTGCAATTGCAGCACTTCTTGGTGCTGAAGAGTTCGGATTTAGTACTGCTCCCCTTATTACACTTGGGTGTATCATGATGAGAAAGTGCCACAAGAACACCTGCCCTGTGGGAATTGCTACTCAAGATCCAGTTCTCCGTGAAAAATTTGCTGGGGAGCCTGAACATGTTATTAACTTCTTCTTTATGCTTGCTGAGGAAGTTAGGGAGATCATGGCTGGACTTGGTTTCAGAACTGTCACTGAGATGATTGGTCGTGCAGATATGCTTGAACTTGACAGGGAAGTTGTCAAGAACAATGATAAGTTGGAGAACATTGATCTTTCTCTTTTGCTCAGACCTGCTGCTGAGATTCGTCCTGGGGCTGCTCAGTACTGTGTCCAGAAACAAGATCACGGCTTAGACATGGCTCTGGATCAAGAGCTGATTGCTTTGTCAAAATCTGCTCTGGAGAAAGCTCTTCCGGTGTACATTGAGACTCCTATCTGCAACGTTAACCGCGCTGTTGGGACAATGTTGAGCCATGAGGTAACCAAACGTTACCACTTGGCTGGGCTTCCAAAGGATACAATTCATATTAAGTTCACAGGAAGTGCTGGTCAGAGTCTTGGAGCTTTCTTGTGTCCAGGAATTATGTTAGAACTTGAGGGCGATAGCAACGACTATGTTGGAAAAGGTCTCTCCGGAGGTAAAGTTGTTGTCTACCCTCCAAAAGGAAGCAGCTTTGATCCAAAGGAAAATATTGTTATTGGTAATGTAGCACTTTACGGGGCCACTAGTGGTGAAGCATACTTCAATGGGATGGCTGCTGAAAGGTTCTCTGTTCGTAATTCTGGTGCTAAAGCCGTTGTTGAAGGTGTTGGTGATCACGGCTGTGAATACATGACTGGTGGTACTGTTGTGGTGCTTGGCAAGACTGGTAGAAACTTTGCTGCTGGTATGAGTGGTGGTATTGCTTATGTCCTTGATGTGGACGGTAAGTTTCACACCAGATGCAACCCTGAACTAGTTGATCTGGATAAAGTTGAAGATGAGGAGGATAAAATGACACTCAAAATGATGATCCAGCAACATCAACGACACACCAACAGCCAACTTGCTCAAGACGTTCTTGCAGACTTTGAGAATTTGCTACCCAAGTTTATCAAGGTTTTCCCAAGAGACTACAAACGTGTTTTGTCGGCCATGAAACATGAAGAGGTATCCAAGCAAGCAATAGAGCGTGCTTCTGAGGAAGCTGATGAGTTGGAAGAAAAAGAACTCGAGGAGAAAGACGCCTTTGTTGAGCTGAAGAACATGGCAGCTGCTTCTTCTAAAGAGGAGATGTCAGGAAATGGAGTGGCAGCTGAAGCTCCGAAGAAACCTTCTAAGGTAGATGATGCTGTTAAACACCGTGGTTTCATTGCTTATGAGCGTGAAGGAGTTAAGTACAGAGATCCCAATGTTCGTCTTAATGACTGGAACGAAGTCATGGAGGAATCAAAACCTGGACCGCTCCTTACAACTCAGTCAGCACGATGCATGGATTGTGGAACTCCATTCTGCCACCAG GAGACCTCTGGATGCCCTCTTGGTAACAAGATTCCTGAATTCAACGAACTTGTGTACCAGAACAGATGGCAAGAAGCCTTGAACCGTCTACTTGAGACAAACAACTTCCCTGAGTTCACTGGGCGGGTGTGCCCTGCACCATGTGAAGGTTCTTGTGTTCTTGGAATAATCGAGAACCCTGTATCCATAAAAAGCATTGAATGTTCTATTATAGACAAAGCTTTTGAGGAAGGATGGATGGTACCAAGGCCACCTCTCAAGAGAACAGG GAAAAAAGTTGCTATTATCGGAAGTGGACCGGCTGGATTGGCTTCGGCTGACCAACTGAACAAAATGGGCCACTCAGTAACAGTGTATGAGCGCTCTGACAGAATTGGTGGGCTTATGATGTATGGAGTCCCAAACATGAAGACGGACAAAATTGACATAGTTCAACGGCGGGTTGATCTTATGACCAAAGAAGGTATCAACTTTGTGGTCAATGCTAATATTGGAAAAGACCCGTCTTACTCACTTGATGGGCTTAAGGAAGAGAATGATGCAATTGTTCTTGCTGTTGGTTCCACAAAGCCAAg AGATCTTCCAGTGCCTGGTCGTGATCTATCTGGTGTTCACTTTGCCATGGAGTTTCTTCATGCAAACACCAAAAGCTTGCTTGATAGCAATCTTGAGGATGGCAATTACATTTCAGCAAAGGGAAAGAAGGTTGTTGTAATTGGTGGAGGTGATACTGGTACAGATTGTATCGGAACATCTATCCGCCATGGATGCAGCAACATTGTAAACCTTGAGCTTCTTCCTCAGCCACCTGCTACGAGAGCTCCTGGAAATCCTTGGCCACAG TGGCCTCGTGTATTCCGTATTGACTACGGACATCAAGAAGCTGCCACCAAATTTGGAAAAGATCCAAGAACTTATGAGGTCTTAACCAAGAGGTTCATTGGAGATGACAATGGAAACGTCAACGGGCTTGAACTTGTGAGAGTGAGTTGGGAGAAGGATGAGACCGGGAGGTTCCAATTCAAAGAGATCGAAGGTTCCGAGGAAATAATTGAAGCAGACCTCGTCTTCTTGGCCATGGGATTCCTTGGACCTGAGCCG ACATTGGCTGAGAAGCTAGGACTCGAATGCGACAACAGGTCGAACTTTAAGGCAGAGTATGGCCGGTTTTCAACAACAGTGGAAGGTGTTTTTGCAGCAGGTGATTGTCGCAGAGGCCAGTCTTTGGTTGTTTGGGCCATCTCTGAAGGACGTCAAGCTGCATCTCAGGTCGACAAATTCCTCAGCAAAAACGATGATGACGAAGACGCCAAGCTACGGCAAGGACTTAACCAAATGAAGCACAATATCAGTAACTGA